Part of the Mycolicibacterium thermoresistibile genome, CCGCCGACATCAACGCCATCCTCGCCGACGCGGTCACCGGGCTGCAGGCCGTGCCCAAAGACGGTCTGCAGACCCTCATCGACGAGTCCTACACCGCGGTAGGCGGTCTCGGACCCGAACTACGCCGCATCGTCAGCGCCTCGATCGACCTGTCGCTCGACGCGCGCGACAACCTCGACCCGCTGGTCGAATTGATCGAGAAGTCCCAACCGGTGCTGGACTCACAGACCGACACCTCCCAGGCGATCCGGGCGTGGGCCTCGCAGGTGGCCACCGTCACCGACTCGCTGCGCAACCACGACGCGCAACTGGCCGGCGTTCTGCACCAGGGCGGACCCGCGTTCGCCGACACCCGCGACCTGATCGACCGACTCCACCCCACGCTGCCGTCCACCGTGGCGCACCTGGCCACCCTCGGCGACGTGGCACACCAATACCACCCGGCCGTCGAACAACTGCTGGTGCTGTTCCCCCAGGCCATCGCCGAGGCCCAGGCCACCCACCTGGCCAACCGCAACACCGAACAGGACTACCGCGGCCAATACCTCAGCTTCAACCTCAACCTCAACCTGCCACCGCCGTGCACCACCGGATTCCTGCCCGCACAACAACAACGCTCGCCCGTCCACGAAGACCATCCACCACGCGAACCCGGCCTGCTGTACTGCCGCACACCGCAGGACTCGATGTGGAACGTGCGGGGCGCCAAGAACTATCCGTGCATCACCAGGCCCGGCAAACGCGCACCCACGGCGCAGATGTGCGAGAGCGACGAACACTACATACCCCTCAACGACGGCAACAACTGGAAGGGCGACCCCAACGCCACCCTGTCCGGACAAGACATCCCCCAACTGCCGCCCGGCACCTCCCAGACGCCGCCCGCCGAGCCGGGCGACCCGACCACCGACCCACGGGAGCAGACATGGCAGTCGATGCTGCTGCCGCCGCGGTAGGGAACCCCGACGATGCACCGGAGCAGGTGTCACGTCTGTACAGACCACACCCGTCTCACCTGCAACACCGGATCAGGCCTGGCAGTGACCGGTGCACAGCCCGCGGCCCGGTAAGGCAGGATCTAAGGCCATGGAGCAGCTCTGGGCCAACCGCGCCGCCAGCGCCGAGGCGGCGATCACCCAGCGGCATCTCCGAAGGTTGTGGGGGCTGCCCGGCACCCAGCTCGGCGTGGTGGCCTGGCCCGCCACCGGGCGGGAGCGCCGGTTCGCGATCTGGCACTACTGGTGGCAGGCGCATCTGCTGGACTGCCTGGTCGACGCCCAGCTCCGCGACCCGCAGCCGGACCGGCTGAAGCGGATCAACCGGCAGATCCGCGGCCACCGGCTGCGCAACATGGGCCGGTGGACCAACGACTACTACGACGACATGGCCTGGCTGGCGCTGGCGTTGGAACGGTCCGGGCGGCTCACCGGGGTCGGCCGGCCCAAGGCCCTGGACACCCTCGCCGGCCAGCTGTTCTCGGCATGGGTGCCCGAAGACGGCGGCGGCATCCCGTGGCGTAGGCAGGACCAGTTCTTCAACGCCCCGGCAAACGGTCCGGCGGCGATCTTCCTGGCCCGATACGACCGGCTGCGGCGGGCCGAGCAGATGGCCGACTGGCTGCACGCGACGCTCATCGACCCCGAAACCCATCTGGTGTTCGACGGCATCAAGGCGGGCTCCCTGGTGCGGGCGCAGTACACCTACTGCCAGGGGGTGGTGCTCGGCCTGGAGGCCGAACTGGCGGTGCGCACCGGCAACCCGGTGCACGCCCGCCGGGTGTACCGGCTGGTCGCGGCGGTGCGTGATCACATGGCCCCCGACGGGGTGATCAAGGGCGCCGGCGGGGGTGACGGCGGGCTGTTCAACGCCATCCTGGCCCGGTATCTGGCGCTGGTGGCGCAGATCCTGCCGGATGGTCCGGGCGCCGACGCCGAAGCATCTCGCACAACCCGTGAGACCGCCCGCACGCTGGTGCTCGACTCCGCCCGTTCGGCGTGGGACCACCGGCAGGTCGTCGACGGGCTGCCGCTGTTCGGGCCGTTCTGGGACCGTGCCGCCGAACTGCCGCGCGCCGGCGGGCGCGAGGCCCAGTTCGTCGAGGGCGCGGTCAACGCCTCCGAGATCCCCGAACGCGATCTGTCCGTGCAGCTGTCGGGCTGGATGCTGATGGAGGCCGCGCACGCGCTCACCGACGAGACTTCCGCTGAGACTTCCACCGACGAGACCGCCGATGAGGCTGATGAGGAGGAAAACCCGGCATGACCGAGTTGGCCGGCAACTGGAACCCTGACCCGGACACCGTCGCGAATGCGAATGCGACCCGGTTTCTGCGTTGGCTGGCCGAGACGGGTCGCGGTGAGTTCGCCGACTACCGGCAGCTGTGGGAGCAGTCGGTGGGCGACATCGAGTGGTTCTGGGATGCGGTCTGGCACTTCTTCGGTGTGCGGGCGGCCGCCGAGCCGACGAAGGTGCTCGAGGGTGCCGAGATGCCCGGGGTGCGGTGGTTTCCGGGTGCGAGGCTGAACTACGTGACCGAGATCTTCCGGCATTCGAGCGATGAGCGGCCGGCGTTGGTGGCGGCGGGGGAGGACGGCGCCACCGAATGGTCGTGGGCGCGGCTGCGGGCCGAGGCGGCGGCGTTCGCGCACTGGTTGCGTCGGCAGGGGGTCAAACCCGGCGACCGGGTGGTCGGTTACATCCCCAACATCGGGGAGGCGGTGGTGGCGTTCCTCGGCGCCGCCGCGGTGGGGGCGACCTGGGCGGTGTGCAATCAGGACCTGGCGGTCGCCGGGGTGGTGGCCCGGCTCGGGCAGCTCGAGCCGACCGTGTTGGTGGCCGCCGACGGTTCGGTGTACGGCGGCAAGCGGCACGACCGCCGCGAGCAGCTGGCCGAGATCCGCTCGCAGCTGCCCACCCTGAAGGCGACCGTGCTGGTGCCCCGGCTGGGGCTGGACGTCGGCACGGATGTGACGCCGTGGAGCGAGATCATCGC contains:
- a CDS encoding MCE family protein yields the protein MLHRRIKIQLVIFAVIAMTAMALMSTQYMRLPAKLFGIGRYSVIVQLPEAAGLYPRGNVTYRGVEVGIVDSLHLTDTGVDAVLSLKSGIDIPSDVTAEVHSQSAIGEQYVMLLPRDGTSPPLKDGDVIPPEQTRVPADINAILADAVTGLQAVPKDGLQTLIDESYTAVGGLGPELRRIVSASIDLSLDARDNLDPLVELIEKSQPVLDSQTDTSQAIRAWASQVATVTDSLRNHDAQLAGVLHQGGPAFADTRDLIDRLHPTLPSTVAHLATLGDVAHQYHPAVEQLLVLFPQAIAEAQATHLANRNTEQDYRGQYLSFNLNLNLPPPCTTGFLPAQQQRSPVHEDHPPREPGLLYCRTPQDSMWNVRGAKNYPCITRPGKRAPTAQMCESDEHYIPLNDGNNWKGDPNATLSGQDIPQLPPGTSQTPPAEPGDPTTDPREQTWQSMLLPPR
- a CDS encoding glycoside hydrolase family 76 protein translates to MEQLWANRAASAEAAITQRHLRRLWGLPGTQLGVVAWPATGRERRFAIWHYWWQAHLLDCLVDAQLRDPQPDRLKRINRQIRGHRLRNMGRWTNDYYDDMAWLALALERSGRLTGVGRPKALDTLAGQLFSAWVPEDGGGIPWRRQDQFFNAPANGPAAIFLARYDRLRRAEQMADWLHATLIDPETHLVFDGIKAGSLVRAQYTYCQGVVLGLEAELAVRTGNPVHARRVYRLVAAVRDHMAPDGVIKGAGGGDGGLFNAILARYLALVAQILPDGPGADAEASRTTRETARTLVLDSARSAWDHRQVVDGLPLFGPFWDRAAELPRAGGREAQFVEGAVNASEIPERDLSVQLSGWMLMEAAHALTDETSAETSTDETADEADEEENPA